The genomic segment TTCACCAGACCCAGTCGACCAAGAACCTGAGTGATCTGAACGCCTTTCTGCGCGACTACATGCTCGCCGAGGCAAAGACCTTTGAGATCGCCGACAGCTTGGTGAGTGAGTTCGTGGATCTGGATGAGGCGCATCGAGCGGTGGTGGTGGCGCGTGAGCAGATCGATGTGCTTGCCCCGTCTCGCGATGCCTACCGCGAGCGCGAAGCGGCCGAGGCGCAGGTCCAGCACGTCAGAAGCCTGATCGCGTGTCTGCCGCAGTTTCAAGCCAAGGAGACGGCGCGGCTTCGGCGGGACGAAGACGTGCGCCTTCTGAGCGCGATCGCCGCCACGCGTATCGAGTCGGAAGAGGCGCATCGGCACCAGCACGCATTGAGCGAAGCACTGGAAACACTTCGCCGTGCAGCAGACGCGGGCGGCGGAGGGGATCTGGCGCAGCTCGAAGCTGCGCGCGCGCAGCTCCTCCTGGATAAGGAACGGGTGGAACGACGGCAGGCATCAGCTGGGGGCTGGGCAGGCGCGCTCGGACTGACGCTGGCGGATGACCAGGCCACGTTTGCATCGCAGCTCCATGTGGCGCGATCGGAGCAGGCTCGGGCGGAGGAGCGCCTTGCGAGTGCGGAAGGTGAGCGAGACACGCTGCTCGTGGACGAGTCGCGTCTGAAAGGCGAGCTCTCCCTGCTCCGCAAAGAGATCGAGACGCTTGAAGGCAGCACGTCGAGCATCCCGAGCGATAAGCAAGATATCCGCACATGGATGTGCCGCGATCTGGGGATCCCGAAGTCGCGCGTTCCCTTCGCAGGTGAACTGATCTCCGTCAAACCCGAGAGCAAGGACTGGGAGGGCGCGGCTAACCGCCTGCTATGGGGATTTGGCACATCCCTACTCGTCGAAATTAACGACTACCGCCAAGTCGCCGCTTGGGTCGATAAGAACCATCTACGCAGCCGCTGGAGCTACTACCAAGTCGAACCCACGCTGAGCACCGGCAATCGTGAGCGGCGACCGGGTCTCCTGCTGAACTGCCTGGACGTAACTGAAAGTCCCTACCGGCACTGGGTCTGGAAGGAGCTTTGGCACTTGGCCGACTTCGAGTGCGTGGAGAAGTCGGCGGACCTGATGAAGGGTCAGCGCCGCATCACCCGAGCAGGGCAGATTCGCTTTAACGGCGGTCTCCACCAGAAGGACGACCGGTTTCGCGTGGATGACGAGAGTCGCTGGGTGCTCGGCGACAACCGGGCCAAGCTCGATCGCCTCGGGCGCAACGCGGCCGAAACTGCCGGCGCGCTTGCAACGATTTCCCAGCGGCGCAGCGAAGCGGTGCAAAGCGCAGACAGCATCCGCCTGCGCGCGCAGGCGTCGGCGCATCTTGTGGAAGTCGAGTGGCCGAGTATCGATCTGAGGGGTGCTCTGCGCAGGATCGAGGAGAACCAAGAGGCGCAGCGCGCTCTTTTAGAGCGCACGCCGGGGCTCATCGATCTGCAAGGCCAGCTGGTCCAGAAACAGGAAGAAGCCAAACGCGCCTTTGCGGACGCAACCCGCCTTACCCTCGATATCGAAGCGTTGGAGCGCCAGCGCGCCGAGAACGCGGGTGAGCTCAAGATGGCATCCGCCGGCGCGCTCGGCTTGCCACCTGAGGCCGGTGCAGGCCTGAGCGCGCGTTGCGGCGATTGGGCGCCGAATCTGAAGACAATTCATAGTGAACTTGCGCGCGTGCGAGAAGTGCTTGACCGCGAAAAGGATGCGATCACCGAGGCGATCAGCGCGTACGTTCAGGCGATCTTGCAGCGTTTTCAGGCGTTTTTGCACCGCTGGCCTGAGGAGCGAGGCAGTCTCCAACCCAGCCTTCCAAGCGCGACGGATTTTTTCGCCAAGCTCGATCGGCTAGAAACGGATGGTCTCCCCAAGCACGAAGCGCGTTTTCAGGAGCTTCTGCGAAAGCAAAGCATGCAGCGCCTTGCCGAGCTCTCCCAGCACCTTCATGAGGCGCGCGCGGACATCGAGAGCGGCATGGACGATGTCAACCGCGCGCTGCGTCCGGTCCCTTACAACCCGGACACCTACCTCTATATCCGCACCGTTGACCGGGGACTCGATGAGCCGCGCGAGTTCCGAAGGCGTCTCGGGTCGCTGTTCGCGCAGCGGGGGGAGCTGACGGAGGAAACCGCCGAGACGCAGTTTGAAGGCCTGCATTCCCTCATTCAGGACCTGCGCGCGGATGACGCGGCCGGGAGGCAGTGGCGAGACCTGGTGCTGGACGTGCGTAAGCACGTCGAGTTCATTGCCGATGAGTGCGACCGTACCACTGGGGTTGCCGTCGAGAACTACAGCGGGGCGGGCGGCAAGTCGGGCGGACAGCGGCAAAAGCTGACCGCGACCTGCCTTGCGGCAGCGCTTCGGTTCAAGCTAGGTGGGTCGGACGGCGGCGTGCCGTCGTATGCGGCCGTAGTGCTCGATGAGGCGTTCACCAAGACCGATAACGAGTTCACCGCGACTTGCATGCGCATCTTTACCGGCATGGGCTTTCAGATGATCGTCGCAACGCCCATGAAGTCAGTGATGACGCTCGAGGAGTTCGTGGGCGGGGCCACCTATGTGTCGATCAAGGATCGCAAGGTATCGAGTCTTTTGCATATCGCCTACGACGCGGATGCGCAGCGCCTTCGGCTTCCAGAGGGCGCGCGGCGCGCTGTGGAGCTTGCCGAGTGAAGTCGGCCCAAGAGGCGCGTGTGCAGCTGGGGCGGGTGTGGGATAAAAAGTGGCTCCTGTGGCTCTCGGGCGAGGGCGCGTGGCCACTGACGGTCTCTCTCGGGCCGCCCTCGCAGCGTGAGGCACTTTCAGACTGGGCGCGCTTTGTGGCGTGGCGAGACGGGTGGCTGGACAGTGGTGCGACGCTGTCTATCGTCAGCCGGGCGTGGCCGAGTCTTGGCGGCGCGCAGTCGCTGCCAGCGCACGCATCGTTCGAGACGCCCGAGGCGCTTGCGGCGTTTCTTGGGCCCGGGCGATTGACTGCATGGCGAAGGGGCCAGGCGCGCCTCGCGGCTTGGCAGGCGCATTGGCCTGACAGCCGGGCGAGCGGGCGGGCCCTGCGATGGCTGATTGACGCGAGTGAAGGAGACGTAGCGCGAATGCAGGCGCTCGTTGGCTGGCTCAGGGAAAACCCCGAGGCTGATCTCTTCGTTCGGCAGGTGCCTGTGGTGGGCATCGACACCAAATGGACTGAACGGAATGGCGCGGTCTCACTTGAGCTACTGAAGAGCCTCTTCGGCGCGGATGAAGCAGGCGCTAGCGCGTTTAGGCAGGACCGCCCGCGCGTTCGACTGCGCTTTCTCGATCCGCGCTTGCGCGACGCAGTGGGAGGTCTCGACGACATATCCGCGCCGATCGCGTCGATCAGTGCGCTCAAGCTCCCCGTGCGATGCGCAGTTGTCGTGGAGAACCTCCAAACCTTTTTGGCGTTTGACGATATTCCCGGTGTCGCGCTCTTTTTCGGACAGGGATTTGGTGCGCGCGGCCTGTCGCGGATTTCGTGGCTGAGTGATCTGCCAATCCTCTACTGGGGCGACATCGACACAGCGGGATTTGAGATCCTTAGCGCTGTTCGAAGCGAACTGCCGCACGCCGCATCTTTTGGGATGGATGAAGCGACGCTCACGGCCAATCGCGCGCTTTGCGTGCCCGACCCCAAGCAGCGACGCGCCGAACTCCTGCGTCTTACCGAGGCGGAGTGTGCGACCTATCAGAGTCTACTCGGCGGTGGGGAGTTTGCAGGCTTGCGGCTCGAGCAGGAGCGGCTGGCGTGGTCAGAGCAGTGGCCCCTCATTGTGCAGGCAGCGTCCCTTCACTGCGACAGCGCGGCTATCGGGCGTTATGAGTGCAAGGGGGCCTGATTGTGCAGGCTGCGCGAGAGGTTTGTTCCAATCCTGCTCTGCCCTTCAACGGTGATGAGCTTGGCGCTGCGTATAGCCAAGCGATGCCTTACGATAACGATAACGATAACGCCAACGCCGACGATTTCCTGCCATGTCTCGCATCATTGGATTCACGCTCCGCGTCAACGGTGCGATCAACTACGATTTTTTCCTGCCGAGCGAAGCTGGGGTGCACCAGGCAGCCGCGGACTTTGGACTTTCGCGCGAGGACTACGAAGCCGTTGCGCTGATCGAACAAGTCAGGCGCGTTGACGCGGATGATGCAGTCGCCGAGCTTTGATCGAGGCCCCCTCCGATGACGCGATCGGCAGATTTCCAGACTGTGCTTCAGGGAACACTTACGCCGCTGCGTTTCTGCTAAAGGGACAATGGCAGCGTCGTCCAGGCCACTTCACTCGCGCCCTGCGAGGGACGGAAGCCAGAACTTCCAACCAAGCGCCGACGACCGAGGCCCTGACAGGGCCTCGTCTGTTTTCGGAGCTGCGCAGGCCCCTGTGACGACAGTGCACTTGATGCATCACCTCATCCGGCTCGGTCGCCCGCGCAACCAGCCTGGGCGTGACCACTTCGCCTGCAAGCTGATGCACCGCGCTTAACCACGCGCCGACAAGCGATACCAGCGTTAGCGTGCGATCTTCTCGGGCGACTCCAACATGGTTCGGCCGTGCAGGGTTAAGCCTTGGGCATCTTCCCGAGCGGGAACAGGGATAACGCCGTCCTCTGG from the Luteimonas fraxinea genome contains:
- a CDS encoding ATP-binding protein; translated protein: MRQLSVLNWGTFTGLHRMPVSPEGTLIIGPSGAGKSTLLDVISALTVSPRTVRFNAAADESGKRDPDRTLTSYVRGAWAERADDESARSLAKQYLRTNATWSAVALEYANALGRVVSIVRVLWVRGAGSTAKVESHFLVVDAPFDLSEIGEFTGERKTLTKLFSDPPYRSHESFTAFSEHWCRVVGIVEPNALNLLHQTQSTKNLSDLNAFLRDYMLAEAKTFEIADSLVSEFVDLDEAHRAVVVAREQIDVLAPSRDAYREREAAEAQVQHVRSLIACLPQFQAKETARLRRDEDVRLLSAIAATRIESEEAHRHQHALSEALETLRRAADAGGGGDLAQLEAARAQLLLDKERVERRQASAGGWAGALGLTLADDQATFASQLHVARSEQARAEERLASAEGERDTLLVDESRLKGELSLLRKEIETLEGSTSSIPSDKQDIRTWMCRDLGIPKSRVPFAGELISVKPESKDWEGAANRLLWGFGTSLLVEINDYRQVAAWVDKNHLRSRWSYYQVEPTLSTGNRERRPGLLLNCLDVTESPYRHWVWKELWHLADFECVEKSADLMKGQRRITRAGQIRFNGGLHQKDDRFRVDDESRWVLGDNRAKLDRLGRNAAETAGALATISQRRSEAVQSADSIRLRAQASAHLVEVEWPSIDLRGALRRIEENQEAQRALLERTPGLIDLQGQLVQKQEEAKRAFADATRLTLDIEALERQRAENAGELKMASAGALGLPPEAGAGLSARCGDWAPNLKTIHSELARVREVLDREKDAITEAISAYVQAILQRFQAFLHRWPEERGSLQPSLPSATDFFAKLDRLETDGLPKHEARFQELLRKQSMQRLAELSQHLHEARADIESGMDDVNRALRPVPYNPDTYLYIRTVDRGLDEPREFRRRLGSLFAQRGELTEETAETQFEGLHSLIQDLRADDAAGRQWRDLVLDVRKHVEFIADECDRTTGVAVENYSGAGGKSGGQRQKLTATCLAAALRFKLGGSDGGVPSYAAVVLDEAFTKTDNEFTATCMRIFTGMGFQMIVATPMKSVMTLEEFVGGATYVSIKDRKVSSLLHIAYDADAQRLRLPEGARRAVELAE
- a CDS encoding Wadjet anti-phage system protein JetD domain-containing protein, yielding MQLGRVWDKKWLLWLSGEGAWPLTVSLGPPSQREALSDWARFVAWRDGWLDSGATLSIVSRAWPSLGGAQSLPAHASFETPEALAAFLGPGRLTAWRRGQARLAAWQAHWPDSRASGRALRWLIDASEGDVARMQALVGWLRENPEADLFVRQVPVVGIDTKWTERNGAVSLELLKSLFGADEAGASAFRQDRPRVRLRFLDPRLRDAVGGLDDISAPIASISALKLPVRCAVVVENLQTFLAFDDIPGVALFFGQGFGARGLSRISWLSDLPILYWGDIDTAGFEILSAVRSELPHAASFGMDEATLTANRALCVPDPKQRRAELLRLTEAECATYQSLLGGGEFAGLRLEQERLAWSEQWPLIVQAASLHCDSAAIGRYECKGA